One Syntrophorhabdaceae bacterium DNA window includes the following coding sequences:
- the dprA gene encoding DNA-processing protein DprA produces the protein MDERIACIALSRIRSLDNIQKRKIADGCEELGPLFEGKTRYYNNDLTAPISSFTDWKGIASDLKVLEEMGAAVLTIKDKEYPQLLRNIPDAPIVLYKKGPLPLGTDTLAIVGSRRASFEGMNLAEKIAQTLSSVGITIVSGLARGVDSAAHKGALKGEGKTIGVLGCGIDICYPPENKKLMERMGDEAVVLTEYMPGEQPLQFHFPERNRIIAGLAKGILVIEASQKSGSLITARLGLEYSREVMAIPGSVFSEEYRGANKLIKEGAKLVDGIEDIVTTCFPGVSFVKKENVELDGNEKYIYALVGFQRTHIDEVIEKSKMEAKQVMAVLTRLEMKETIRQLHGGFYIKTAHRS, from the coding sequence ATGGATGAACGAATTGCCTGCATAGCTCTTTCAAGGATAAGGAGTCTCGACAACATTCAAAAACGGAAGATAGCCGATGGATGTGAGGAGCTGGGCCCTCTCTTTGAAGGAAAAACAAGATATTACAATAACGATCTAACAGCACCCATATCGTCGTTCACGGATTGGAAAGGAATAGCGAGTGATCTTAAAGTGCTTGAAGAAATGGGAGCCGCCGTGCTCACCATTAAAGACAAGGAGTATCCGCAGTTGTTAAGGAACATTCCCGATGCCCCGATAGTCCTCTACAAGAAAGGTCCCCTCCCCCTGGGAACAGATACGCTGGCGATAGTGGGTTCAAGGAGGGCAAGCTTCGAAGGGATGAACCTTGCTGAAAAGATAGCGCAGACCCTCTCCTCCGTCGGCATCACTATCGTAAGCGGCCTTGCCCGGGGTGTTGATTCTGCAGCCCACAAAGGGGCTTTAAAGGGCGAAGGAAAAACGATCGGCGTTCTCGGTTGCGGCATTGACATATGTTATCCGCCGGAAAACAAAAAGCTCATGGAAAGAATGGGTGATGAGGCTGTGGTTCTGACTGAATATATGCCCGGAGAGCAACCACTTCAGTTTCATTTTCCGGAACGGAACAGGATCATCGCGGGGCTCGCAAAAGGTATCCTTGTCATAGAGGCCTCACAGAAAAGCGGCTCTTTGATTACCGCCCGGCTTGGCCTTGAATATAGCAGGGAGGTAATGGCAATTCCGGGAAGCGTCTTCAGCGAGGAGTACCGCGGAGCGAATAAACTCATCAAAGAAGGTGCGAAACTCGTTGACGGCATCGAGGATATTGTAACGACCTGTTTCCCCGGAGTCAGTTTTGTTAAAAAAGAAAATGTTGAGCTTGACGGCAATGAGAAGTATATATATGCTCTTGTTGGTTTCCAGAGAACCCATATCGATGAAGTTATCGAGAAAAGCAAAATGGAAGCAAAACAGGTCATGGCAGTATTGACAAGGCTTGAAATGAAAGAGACTATCAGGCAGTTGCATGGAGGATTCTATATAAAGACAGCTCATAGATCATAG